One stretch of Toxoplasma gondii ME49 chromosome XI, whole genome shotgun sequence DNA includes these proteins:
- a CDS encoding transporter, cation channel family protein (encoded by transcript TGME49_311080~Predicted trans-membrane domain (TMHMM2.0):514-537:616-639:671-694:705-728:766-789:1221-1241:1275-1298:1391-1414:1433-1456:1476-1499), translated as MALNNGSLSSSLASPPPFASSALSPSSLSCSSPSSSSSSSSSSSSSSSSSSRRAENGLSSMLSRTPPSPSQERQGSPDASLCASVCSSFFSFASSPPPSASSSLSSLPPALSSSGGDLRRAAACWVYSVSLLEQQPALPGGAFRTRRQQKAFCLFLRLQPLVKLALCLYLLLAFFEDSDSSSALRKNARTSSALSATRHTISPSSPASQSRLDASPSSLSFSSHASSSSSSSSSSSSSSSPSFAPPSSSSSLSSSSAACSSSVSPLCSSAWDSPVASAEAPRASVAAHLSASAFAASVSRHESDEETRPRRGEREAARDAAREAARRSSRADEATSPRSAFIDLCGSFAEGGSRRQDARVSHKREARETCRHAGDAERLSRTSQALPGGVSPRCASPSCRSLSSRRKEAFLALASNADLCSTGRGEDKERRREKEREDPQEKATGDASKVEIEGTLPSAASVSLDRPSRDLSAGDWEPRRPLLPAFLFRADASCLHSPSPESLLPELDPWSQRTILLALSFLCLGVLLLAALLECIYRGEMSEDEPRGAPLGEDDGASKASGEKEDRGEGGEEGDRGEERLLSKTFLKRTSSESVSLDETSGRGLLPLFSSQPFSRLLILAACLVSLVDLFGVALVFFLPSLSCTDSPREPSGAVCAREGLRAFLAWYKPGVAARLARPLLLALFYYPVIGMLLRIVRTLPKVRTIILAALLSVLLFDWLGVILFAGTSGHDEFNSFQSGCISLLLVVTTVRLPQVLLRGYTVHEVAVLFIVVFYLLTAVLLGLFAAAFYSAYRDGDIADSRKQLALSSRYLNRAFNLLLASQEQCVGAPSPSSAASAKKFLLASEASFALGRDRPETETREQLSFQTWRAFYAHYAALSGRPHSGPAGDRGETLELGGDSKTQNESRWSAASPALHAPLPPALVSSLVSAQLASPFLRLLSSPSSDSGIGEAETDGETGDKVRRKTREAAEDGSFQDSPDDAQAAVEEKPNEPSAAFLPSQRLPSEQSLTRDTEVYGTGQTLSTISCLPRASPLSASPSTSSQGALATTGTIPTLQMSGETVSSREEKPSREEEGEEGDEVAALLSGRERGDNKVDGGDEQMVEGGNWKAPKWRGVLAFFFGKRKDAAASSNFTGKAVCLSGQRGLASSRLGANNVLAGGGEETELFSLLQRGAGDNASGLARSQFAQLVSTLAAYDAAKQKEEQRLWRSDSCRFALHRRLLNVAADVCVVASLILTYMQTRKFIRKASTLSGEEIESSPVDLAEGLPASCFGSVAGAYWIQNALSFVYLVSVVVRIRVTSSIQRYTGFSLRERFDIVVGGSVMILELACLWAGSASAFHPSCTTETFDDLSRSLAFIRVLRGIRICFRISPLRKMIVSLVAAVAALKTVLLVLVVIFCAYGTVGMELFGGIIKCDMEHLPPKGPDMEDPTDWGVLNFNDFFASLVTLFLLTVNGWDDSLKALVKHTSVFSCGAYFVSFYILTDTIILNLLVALVLEAYDQVASSSSSSWRPVL; from the exons ATGGCGCTTAACAACGGtagtctctcttcttctctcgcttctcctcctcctttcgcttcttctgctctctccccttcgtctctctcgtgctcttctccctcttcttcttcttcttcttcctcttcttcttcttcctcttcttcttcgtcttctagGAGAGCTGAGAACGGACTGTCTAGCATGCTTAGTCGAACGCCACCTTCGCCTTCACAGGAGCGTCAAGGCTCGCCAGACGCATCGCTCTGTGCCTCTGTctgttcgtctttcttctctttcgcttcctcgccgcccCCTTCcgcgtcgtcctctctctcttctctgcctcctgcgctctcttcgtctggagGCGACTTGCGCCGAGCAGCTGCATGTTGGGTGTACagcgtgtctctgttggagCAGCAGCCTGCGTTGCCGGGGGGCGCCTTTcggacgcggagacagcagaaggccttctgcctttttctgcgtctgcagccGCTGGTGAAGCTGGCTCTTTGTCTCtatcttcttctcgcctttttcgaGGACTCCGACTCTTCCAGTGCTCTCAGAAAGAACGCGCGAACTTCTTCGGCGCTCTCCGCAACTCGGCACACCATCTCACCCTCTTCCCCTGCATCGCAGTCTCGACTTGACGCATCGCcatcttctttgtctttctcctcgcacgcttcttcttcttcctcttcttcttcctcttcgtcttcctcttcgtctccttctttcgcgcctccgtcgtcttcgtcgtctctctcttcttcctccgctgcttgctcttcttctgtctctccgttgtGCTCTTCCGCTTGGGATTCGCCAGTGGCTTCTGCTGAAGCCCCTCGAGCGTCTGTCGCTGCGcatctctctgcgtctgcgttcgCTGCCTCCGTTTCGCGTcacgagagcgacgaggagacgcgtcCCCGCAGAGGCGAGCGAGAGGCAGCGCGAGACGCAGCGCGAGAGGCAGCGCGAAGGAGTTCGAGAGCAGATGAGGCGACGAGTCCTCGCTCTGCGTTTATCGACCTCTGTGGCTCCTTCGCGGAAGGAGGCAGTCGAAGACAAGACGCCCGAGTCTCgcacaagagagaggcgagagagacctgcagacacgcaggagacgcagagaggctcTCACGAACCTCACAGGCTCTTCCCGGCGGTGTTTCTCCGCGATGCGCCTCGCCCTCTTGTCGGTCTTTGTCGTCTCGCAGAAAGGAAGCCTTCCTCGCGCTGGCCTCGAACGCGGATCTCTGTTCCAccggcagaggcgaagacaaggagaggagacgtgagaaagagagggaagacccTCAAGAAAAGGCGACGGGAGACGCCTCCAAAGTCGAGATAGAGGGAACGCTTCCTTCGGCTGCGTCCGTCTCGCTTGACCGCCCGTCTCGGGACCTGAGCGCAGGTGACTGGGAGCCTCGGCGGCCGCTTCTGcccgccttcctctttcgtgCAGACGCCTCTTGTCTGCATTCTCCGTCTCCAGAGTCTCTCCTTCCGGAGCTCGACCCATGGTCGCAAAGAACgattctcctcgctctctccttcctctgtctcggcgtcctcctcctcgccgctCTCCTCGAGTGTATCTACAGAGGAGAGATGTCGGAGGACGAGCCGCGCGGAGCTCCCCTCGGGGAAGACGATGGCGCCTCCAAAgcaagtggagaaaaagaagacagaggagagggcggagaagaaggagacagaggagaagagagactcttGAGCAAGACGTTTTTGAAGCGGACTTCCTCGgagtctgtttctctggacGAGACGTCTGGGCGCGGCCTTCTCCCACTGTTCTCTTCGCAgccgttttctcgtctcctcatTCTCGCCGCTTGCCTGGTCTCTCTGGTGGACCTTTTcggcgtcgctctcgtcttcttcttgcccAGCCTGTCATGCACAGATTCGCCGAGAGAACCGTCGGGAGCTGTATGCGCAAGAGAGGGACTGAgggccttcctcgcctggTACAAACCCGGTGTGGCTGCGAGACTCGCGCGGCCTCTCCTCCTGGCTCTTTTCTACTATCCCGTGATTGGGATGCTTCTCCGCATCGTCCGAACGCTGCCAAAG gtTCGGACCATCATTCTGGCGGCTCTTTTGAGTGTGTTGCTCTTCGATTGGTTGGGCGTCATTCTCTTTGCGGGGACGAGTGGCCACGATGAATTCAACTCTTTTCAGAGCGGCTGTatttcgctgcttctcgtcgTCACAACTGTCAGGCTTCCGCAGGTGCTGCTTCGCGGATACACCGTGCACGAAGTCGCTGTCCTCTTCATCGTTGTCTTCTACCTCCTCActgctgttcttctcggCCTTTTTGCCGCCGCCTTCTATTCTGCCTACCGCGACGGAGACATCGCT GATAGCCGCAAGCAGCTCGCGCTTTCTTCACGCTACCTCAATCGAGCTTTCAACCTTCTTCTGGCATCTCAAGAACAGTGCGTCGGtgctccttctccctcgtcagCCGCGTCTGCGAAGAAGTTTCTCCTTGCTTCCGAGGCGTCCTTCGCCTTAGGCAGAGACCGTCCAGAAACGGAAACAAGGGAGCAGCTTTCTTTTCAGACATGGAGAGCGTTCTACGCCCACTACGCAGCGCTCTCGGGTCGGCCGCACTCAGGACCTGCAGGCGATCGTGGGGAAACCTTGGAGCTCGGAGGAGATTCAAAGACACAGAACGAATCCAGATGgtctgccgcttctccggctctgcatgcgccgctgCCGCCGGCGCTCGTTTCCTCACTCGTCTCTGCTCAACTCGCCTCACCCTTTCTCAGgctcctctcttcgccctcCTCAGACTCAGGGATCGGCGAGGCCGAGACCgatggagaaacaggagacaaagtgagaagaaagacgcgagaagctGCGGAAGACGGTTCGTTCCAGGACTCGCCTGATGACGCGCAAGCGGCAGTGGAGGAGAAGCCGAATGAACCGTCTGCGGCCTTCTTGCCCTCACAGCGCTTGCCGTCTGAGCAGAGCCTgacgagagacacggagGTGTATGGAACTGGTCAAACTCTGTCGACTatctcttgtcttcctcgcgcctcgcctctctcggcttctccctccACTTCATCCCAGGGCGCTCTGGCGACGACAGGCACGATCCCCACTCTACAGATGTCTGGCGAGACCGTCAGCAGCCGCGAAGAGAAAccaagtcgagaagaagaaggcgaagaaggagatgaagTAGCGGCTCTGTTGTCgggtcgagagagaggagataACAAGGTGGATGGAGGTGATGAGCAGATGGTGGAGGGGGGAAACTGGAAGGCTCCCAAGTGGCGAGGTGTTCTGGCTTTTTTCTTCGGAAAACGAAAGGATGCAGCAGCAAGTTCGAACTTCACAGGAAAGGCCGTCTGCCTGTCTGGTCAGCGGGGACTTGCTTCGTCGCGCCTTGGCGCAAATAACGTCCTTGCAGGCGGGGGGGAGGAGACCGAActgttttcgcttctccaaCGAGGCGCAGGTGACAACGCCTCCGGTCTCGCAAGAAGTCAGTTTGCGCAActcgtctccactcttgcGGCATACG ATGCAgcaaaacagaaagaagaacagcGGCTGTGGCGCTCAGACTCCTGCCGCTTCGCGCTGCACCGACGCCTGCTGAATGTAGCTGCTGACGTTTGCGTCGTCGCCTCACTCATTCTGACCTACATGCAG ACGCGCAAGTTTATTCGGAAGGCTTCGACGCTGAGTGGGGAAGAGATCGAGTCTTCGCCGGTTGACCTCGCAGAGGGTCTGCCAGCTTCATGTTTTGGCTCGGTCGCAGGCGCGTACTGGATCCAAAATGCGTTGAGTTTCGTTTACTTAGTGTCCGTCGTCGTTCGAATTCGCGTCACCTCCTCAATTCAGAGATACACCGGTTTCAGTCTCCGCGAGCG ATTCGACATCGTTGTCGGAGGCAGCGTGATGATTCTCGAGCTGGCCTGTCTCTGGGCAGGCAGTGCGTCGGCGTTCCACCCCTCGTGCACCACGGAGACCTTCGACGACCTTTCacgctctctcgccttcatTCGCGTCCTAAGAGGGATTCGCATCTGCTTCAGAATCTCTCCGCTCCGAAAGATG attGTCTCTCTAGTGGCTGCCGTAGCGGCCTTGAAAACGGTGCTTCTAGTGCTGGTCGTCATTTTCTGCGCGTACGGCACAGTCGGCATGGAACTGTTTGGGGGAATCATCAAGTGCGATATGGAGCATTTGCCTCCGAAAGGTCCCGACATGGAGGACCCGACAGACTGGGGCGTCCTGAATTTCAATGACTTCTTCGCCTCACTCGTCACGCTATTTCTTCTCACTGTCAACGGCTGGGACGATTCACTGAAG GCCCTTGTGAAACATACGTCTGTCTTCAGTTGTGGCGCGTACTTTGTATCCTTCTACATTCTAACGGATACGATCATCCTCAATTTGTTAGTCGCTCTGGTACTAGAAGCATATGACCAG GTGGCTTCGTCAAGCAGCAGTTCTTGGCGTCCTGTGCTCTAG
- a CDS encoding ubiquitin carboxyl-terminal hydrolase (encoded by transcript TGME49_311090), with product MDSIRISVKWNKQEFENVEVDLSEPLALLNAQLMTLTGVPADRQKLMANRKLVKTVDDLRAAAKGGKNLRVTMLGTAEGAELQQPLERTVFVEDLTPAERAKLLREKNIEPLPPGITNLGNTCYLASVLQMLRPCRELTAAVKNDMKNSTGESAAAYTALSGAVGAAYRLALALKDFHSHWDSTAGAAQPVLLVHALREAFPQFARKAAAGPGGLGGGFMQQDAEECLSCLVNVLGESLPISQNRKAFEALPVRYEQATNFVDALFAFDMQVKTCRTRGEEALADGAAEVKREKNTKFTCFLGTMQNPVNTLDEGVKFSLAEERIDLTAAGNAGSNAPLDAEKEMLLRSMQFASLPFYLLVQFMRFEWKRAGGQAEKAKVCRSVKFGPTLDLYLHCTDELKESLRIGRAVVALRREREAGGHSSDSKTEETNSKTEPTCADAAMTEKNEDSNVSSTGSTRVYRTGFFQLLGIVTHQGRHADSGHYVGWTKKDQREPRVIEKEKKEKEREEELQREENPSGMAVKKKKASPVDMWVKFDDDKVSETPWDQIDLAGGRSDYHIAYLLLFREILVDATEEEVKTVEKNHAEQLAQTDAAKKSNGEEKNTQ from the exons ATGGATTCCATCAGGATCAGCGTGAAATGGAACAAGCAGGAATTTGAGAATGTCGAGGTGGATCTCAGCGAACCTCTTGCGCTCCTCAACGCGCAGCTCAT GACTTTGACGGGAGTGCCAGCAGACCGTCAGAAGCTGATGGCGAATCGCAAGCTGGTCAAGACTGTAGACGACCTGAGAGCCGCGGCGAAGGGTGGCAAGAACCTGAGGGTGACGATGCTCGGAACTGCCGAGGGAGCCGAGCTTCAGCAACCTCTGGAGAGAACTGTGTTTGTCGAAGATCTGACTCCTGCTGAACGCGCCAAACTGctgcgagaaaagaacatcgagcctctgcctccc GGCATCACGAATTTGGGAAACACCTGCTACCTGGCGTCGGTCTTGCAGATGCTCAGACCCTGTCGGGAGCTCACTGCAGCAGTCAAAAATGACATGAAGAACTCGACTGGAGAATCCGCTGCAGCCTACACAGCTCTCTCAGGCGCCGTCGGCGCTGCCTAccgcctcgccctcgcgcTGAAAGACTTCCACAGTCACTGGGACTCCACGGCGGGAGCTGCGCAGCCTGTGCTTCTC GTGCATGCTCTTCGCGAGGCCTTCCCCCAGTTCGCGAGAAAAGCGGCAGCTGGACCAG GGGGGCTCGGAGGCGGCTTCATGCAgcaggacgcagaggagTGCCTCAGCTGCTTGGTGAACGTTTTAGGCGAGAGTCTGCCGATTTCTCAGAACCGTAAGGCGTTCGAGGCGCTGCCCGTGCGCTACGAGCAAGCAACGAACTTCGTCGACGCGTTGTTCGCTTTCGACATGCAAGTGAAGACCTGCAGAAcgcgaggcgaggaggctCTGGCGGACGGCGCCGCAGAAGTGaagcgcgaaaaaaacacaaagttCACCTGCTTCCTCGGGACCATGCAGAACCCGGTCAACACGCTCGACGAGGGTGTGaagttctctctcgcagagGAACGGATCGACCTAACGGCTGCGGGGAATGCAGGGAGCAACGCGCCTCTGGatgcggagaaggagatgcTGCTGCGGTCGATGCAGTTCGCGAGTCTGCCTTTCTACTTGCTCGTTCAGTTCATGCGGTTCGAGTGGAAGCGCGCGGGCGGCCAAGCTGAAAAGGCGAAAGTCTGCAGAAGCGTCAAGTTCGGACCCACTCTCGACCTCTACCTGCACTGCACCGAC GAGCTGAAGGAGAGCCTCCGCATCGGCCGCGCAGTTGTGGCTCtgcgtcgagagagagaagcaggaggtCACTCGAGTGACTCAAAGACCGAAGAAACGAATTCCAAGACGGAGCCAACGTGTGCAGACGCGGCCATGACGGAAA AGAATGAGGACTCGAATGTGTCTTCGACAGGAAGCACGAGAGTGTATCGAACAGGTTTTTTTCAGTTGCTGGGCATCGTGACTCATCAAGGCCGCCACGCAGACAGCGGGCACTACGTCGGCTggacgaagaaggaccaGCGAGAGCCTCGAGTGattgagaaggagaagaaagagaaggagcgcgaggaggagCTGCAGCGGGAAGAGAACCCCAGCGGAATGgctgtgaagaagaaaaaggcttCTCCAGTCGACATGTGGGTTAAATTCGACGACGACAAAGTCTCTGAGACACCCTGGGATCAAATCGACCTCGCCGGCGGCCGCAGCGACTACCACATTGCCtacctgcttctcttccgaGAGATCCTCGTCGAtgcgacagaggaggaagtgAAGACGGTCGAGAAGAACCACGCAGAGCAACTGGCTCAGACAGACGCCGCGAAGAAGTCCaacggcgaagagaaaaacacccAGTAA
- a CDS encoding hypothetical protein (encoded by transcript TGME49_311075) produces MEKIPITILPHPGEEKIRKRAWNQHWLSRCAYTVVQRSVPDPTTPVCWRKEPRVINGVVIWRWKRRGLPSKKEPRLPGNADTAQSTLFRIVHGKRHLTSTAAQEPPVARRRSSRLHSETSFAQFFEDKRDLTSSDEEEESA; encoded by the exons ATGGAAAAAATACCCATCACGATCCTACCACATCCGGGGGAGGAGAAAATCCGAAAGAGAGCATGGAATCAGCACTGGCTCAGTCGCTGTGCTTACACAGTTGTACAGCGAAGTGTCCCGGATCCTACGACTCCGGTTTGTTGGCGAAAA GAACCACGGGTGATCAACGGTGTTGTAATTTGGAGGTGGAAAAGACGTGGTCTGCCATCAAAG AAAGAGCCTCGTCTTCCCGGGAACGCCGATACCGCACAGTCTACACTCTTCCG AATCGTTCATGGCAAGAGGCACCTCACTAGCACCGCTGCACAGGAGCCGCCAGTGGCGCGTCGGAGGAGCTCGAGGCTCCACTCGGAA ACTTCTTTCGCCCAGTTTTTCGAGGACAAACGAGATCTGACAtccagcgacgaagaggaggaatcCGCGTGA